From the genome of Danio aesculapii chromosome 16, fDanAes4.1, whole genome shotgun sequence, one region includes:
- the septin7b gene encoding septin 7b isoform X1: MVVGESGLGKSTLINSLFLTDLYSGEYPGPSNRIKKTVQVEQSKVLMKEGGVQLLLSIVDTPGFGDAVDNSNCWQPVIDHIDSKFEDYLNAESRVNRRQMPDSRVHCCLYFIAPSGHGLKPLDIEFMKRLHEKVNIIPLIAKADTLTPEECQQFKKQIMREILEHKIKIYEFPETDDEEENKIVKTIKDRLPLAVVGSNTIIEANGKKVRGRQYPWGVAEVENGDHCDFTLLRNMLIRTHMQDLKDVTNNVHYENYRSRKLAAVTCNGIDNNKAKGQLTKVDTVEGMSPLAQMEEERREHVAKMKKMEMEMEQVFEMKVKEKVQKLKDSEGELQRRHEQMKKNLEAQHKELEERRRQFEEERSTWETQQRILEQQKMYVMTLEKNKKKGKIF; encoded by the exons GTGGAGCAGTCCAAAGTGCTGATGAAGGAGGGGGGCGTGCAGCTTCTGCTTTCAATAGTGGACACTCCAGGGTTTGGAGACGCTGTGGACAACAGCAACTG CTGGCAGCCAGTCATTGACCACATCGACAGTAAGTTTGAGGACTATCTGAACGCAGAGTCCCGCGTCAACAGGAGACAAATGCCGGACAGCAGAGTGCACTGCTGCCTGTACTTCATCGCACCCTCAGGACATGG GCTGAAACCTTTGGACATCGAGTTTATGAAACGGTTGCACGAGAAGGTCAACATCATCCCACTGATCGCCAAAGCAGATACGCTGACCCCTGAAGAGTGCCAACAGTTCAAGAAACAG ATCATGCGAGAAATCCTGGAGCACAAAATCAAAATCTACGAGTTCCCCGAGACGGATGATGAGGAGGAAAACAAGATTGTGAAAACAATCAAA GATCGGTTGCCCCTGGCTGTGGTCGGAAGCAACACTATTATTGAGGCAAATGGCAAGAAGGTTAGAGGAAGGCAGTACCCATGGggagtggcagaag TTGAGAATGGAGACCACTGTGATTTCACACTTTTAAGGAATATGCTCATCAG AACTCATATGCAGGACCTCAAGGACGTAACAAATAACGTCCACTATGAAAACTACAGAAGCCGGAAGCTGGCGGCCGTCACCTGTAATGGCATCGACAACAACAAAGCCAAAGGCCAGCTCACCAA AGTTGACACGGTTGAAGGCAT GAGTCCTCTCGCTCAGATGGAGGAGGAGAGAAGAGAGCACGTGGCCAAGATGAAGAAGATGGAGATGGAGATGGAGCAGGTCTTTGAGATGAAAGTCAAGGAGAAGGTCCAGAAGCTGAAGGATTCGGAGGGAGAG ctgcAGCGGCGTCACGAGCAGATGAAGAAGAATCTGGAGGCTCAGCATAAGGAGCTGGAGGAGAGAAGACGTCAGTTTGAGGAGGAAAGATCCACCTGGGAGACCCAGCAGCGCATCCTGGAGCAGCAGAAGATGTACGTCAT GACTTTGGAAAAGAATAAGAAGAAAGGGAAGatcttttaa
- the LOC130242897 gene encoding protachykinin has protein sequence MKIVLLLLLLFSALNHFILSQNEESWISERYPDEVNLLESDLQTVLERVSRAPRLQQVFGLMGKRSSARSQITRRRQKFQTFVGLMGKRNVAESGESDILLSLHAYCLET, from the exons ATGAAGATCGTCCTACTGCTGCTTCTGCTGTTTTCTGCTTTAAATCATTTTATCTTGAGCCAGAACGAGGAGAGCTGGATCAGTGAGCGCTATCCAGACGAG GTAAATTTGCTGGAGTCTGATCTACAAACAGTGCTGGAAAGAGTCAGTCGAGCGCCGAGACTGCAACAGGTTTTCGGTCTAATGGGGAAAAGATCATCtg CAAGATCACAGATAACACGAAGAC GACAGAAGTTCCAGACGTTTGTGGGTCTGATGGGGAAACGGAATGTCGCTGAATCAGGCGAGTCTGATATTCTGCTTTCTTTACATGCATACTGTTTAGAAACATAA
- the septin7b gene encoding septin 7b isoform X2 yields the protein MVVGESGLGKSTLINSLFLTDLYSGEYPGPSNRIKKTVQVEQSKVLMKEGGVQLLLSIVDTPGFGDAVDNSNCWQPVIDHIDSKFEDYLNAESRVNRRQMPDSRVHCCLYFIAPSGHGLKPLDIEFMKRLHEKVNIIPLIAKADTLTPEECQQFKKQIMREILEHKIKIYEFPETDDEEENKIVKTIKDRLPLAVVGSNTIIEANGKKVRGRQYPWGVAEVENGDHCDFTLLRNMLIRTHMQDLKDVTNNVHYENYRSRKLAAVTCNGIDNNKAKGQLTKVDTVEGMSPLAQMEEERREHVAKMKKMEMEMEQVFEMKVKEKVQKLKDSEGELQRRHEQMKKNLEAQHKELEERRRQFEEERSTWETQQRILEQQKMTLEKNKKKGKIF from the exons GTGGAGCAGTCCAAAGTGCTGATGAAGGAGGGGGGCGTGCAGCTTCTGCTTTCAATAGTGGACACTCCAGGGTTTGGAGACGCTGTGGACAACAGCAACTG CTGGCAGCCAGTCATTGACCACATCGACAGTAAGTTTGAGGACTATCTGAACGCAGAGTCCCGCGTCAACAGGAGACAAATGCCGGACAGCAGAGTGCACTGCTGCCTGTACTTCATCGCACCCTCAGGACATGG GCTGAAACCTTTGGACATCGAGTTTATGAAACGGTTGCACGAGAAGGTCAACATCATCCCACTGATCGCCAAAGCAGATACGCTGACCCCTGAAGAGTGCCAACAGTTCAAGAAACAG ATCATGCGAGAAATCCTGGAGCACAAAATCAAAATCTACGAGTTCCCCGAGACGGATGATGAGGAGGAAAACAAGATTGTGAAAACAATCAAA GATCGGTTGCCCCTGGCTGTGGTCGGAAGCAACACTATTATTGAGGCAAATGGCAAGAAGGTTAGAGGAAGGCAGTACCCATGGggagtggcagaag TTGAGAATGGAGACCACTGTGATTTCACACTTTTAAGGAATATGCTCATCAG AACTCATATGCAGGACCTCAAGGACGTAACAAATAACGTCCACTATGAAAACTACAGAAGCCGGAAGCTGGCGGCCGTCACCTGTAATGGCATCGACAACAACAAAGCCAAAGGCCAGCTCACCAA AGTTGACACGGTTGAAGGCAT GAGTCCTCTCGCTCAGATGGAGGAGGAGAGAAGAGAGCACGTGGCCAAGATGAAGAAGATGGAGATGGAGATGGAGCAGGTCTTTGAGATGAAAGTCAAGGAGAAGGTCCAGAAGCTGAAGGATTCGGAGGGAGAG ctgcAGCGGCGTCACGAGCAGATGAAGAAGAATCTGGAGGCTCAGCATAAGGAGCTGGAGGAGAGAAGACGTCAGTTTGAGGAGGAAAGATCCACCTGGGAGACCCAGCAGCGCATCCTGGAGCAGCAGAAGAT GACTTTGGAAAAGAATAAGAAGAAAGGGAAGatcttttaa